GTTCTTACTTCGCAACGGATTATCGGCCACGAATATGATACCGCGATGCCTTCTCAGTAGTATATCAGCGCAGTGTTCTATGAGATCAAATGGATTTGTTCGTGTAGTTCAGATGCATCTAtcaagtttatttatttaaaaaaatcaaagtaaaaATCTGGTCAGTAACTATTGAAACCTTATTCATTGCTTGTTTTTCGCACCATCGAGATATTATGCAGCGTTGGTCATAAGAACAGACAGTGTACGCTGTTTCCAGGAGCTTCTAGATTTATTGCAAACTCACCGTTGTAACGGTTTTGTTACTAGACATATTGTTTGTTGCTTGCTTATTATTTCTGTCACTGCTCTAAATATAGTGATACAAAGGAGGTGAAATGCttgtattttccagaaatcctaTAGTAAGTCTTGAAAACCGATGTCTTCGGTACAGGAACTGTTACCCTATCTGTCTAAGACTAAGTGAATAACCGACAATCTattaaatttttgcaaaaataatggggAACTCGCCATTATTCAAATTCGAGTAATATACTTACTTATACAATAATATCCTCTTCCTACATATGTCCACATGAGGATGTTTCAGtcataaatataaaatgacaAATGAGCTGACCCAATTATGTTTGCATGTGTAAAATAtggagaaaaatgtgaagtttTGGATCTTCgcatcttttttctatttcaaacgAGTAAAATCCGAAAACAACGCAATTTTCAACTCGTCAAATGCACGTGGATAGACCCATAATGATGACTGTCATTCGCATTCCTCACATCTCATTGCTTTTACCTAGTGTTCAGTCTAATTAGTTAACATTTACTACATACAAACGCTTTTTCCAACCATAATCTATGCCTCTTTACCTCATTTTCTAATAATGCCATGTCTGCGTCGTTATTATATGTTCTTGTTATTGTGCTGAGCATTAACTTAATTATCTCAAAACGTCAATTAAAGTGAAATATTGGTTAGCTTGTAATTAACTTTTTTCGCTTCGAGGATATGTTCATTGAcagaggagaaaatttttctacctttgggaaaatgaaggaaagtgGGCGGAGTCAACCATTTCAATTGTCTACGTCAAGAAATCCCGCTACCCAGCAGCTATGCAGCGTTCCAGCGGCATTCAACATCAACCCTTCGGACGGTGTAATCGATACATACAGTAATCCTTTGGGGTGTTATTAATCTATTTCCTGACTCATAGTACGATGCGCGGCGGTTTTCTTTATGTAATAGGCATGGAGAAGGAGCGAGATATGAATATCACAACAAAATGACGCAAAGGGGAGCAATTTCGGTGACTTGTAGGTGCAATGTGGATCGTTGCGGTTCTTCCGCAGAGCTCGGAGAGATGTGAGGCGAATCGGTTCCATTCCATCCAACAACAAGCTCATCAACGATTGCAATTCGCTGAAGCGACAAGCGTTGCCGGGAATGCTGTATGCCGCTCATGGATAAGAAGCCGCAGATATCAATGTCAATACGACTATCATTATTTTGCTATAAGCTCTATTATGCGGCTTCGGCTTCGGCTCGAACACAGCATTGCTCATTACTCGATCAAAGCAGGGTTTCAGATCAAATAGGAGGCGGAGAGAAGCTTTCTCCTGCTCTTgtcaaattttttcctcacagagatatttgttctttttctctgaattttcttGGAGTTCGGCTCCATATTTCACTCTACCTTTGTCTTCCtttacaacaaaaatttaTGATTCTCGTGAAACCAAGTTCCGAAGTCGAAACGTATTAGTGCCCCTTATTTGGCTGTAGaagcacaagaaaaaaacagctggataatatttgcaaaattatTTCTCGATTCACGGACCGTCTAGAATAACTCGCGAGTGGAATGCCAAGAGTTCAAAAATGtatcttaaatttttcaagTCGTATGATGGCATTTGATTCACTTCAGATAACTCCACCTTATAACCACACTTTATACTTATTACACAACAAGTGCAATATGTTTATCTTTTTCTACAGTAATCCACCACTAACTTGGCTTCAATTGTTGCGATGGTTATCGATAAGAAAacacttctctttctttttcactttacaGCGatagaaatgtagaaatgataGCAAATTTCTTGCTTAAATGGTATATTTCCTTTGTGGATGCAGAAGGCCCCTAGGGAAGACTAGGTGAGTTATACATAAGGTACATAGCCTTTAGCTGAAATCTATGAAATCCTTcaaatgcttaaattttctgaACCCACTATTTTAaggttgtttgtttgtttttgtttgtttcacaAACCCTCGTTGCTCTATCAATCTAGCTCACAAATGCAGCGGTGCATACTTAGCAGCTCTTACAGGATATAACTCAGAAAATGATAGTATTTAGGAGTGAGACTGAATAACTCTACTCTGAATTTTCTGTTGCGTTGGCAAATAATCGTTAGACGGAACAGAAGATTGCTAAAGGAAAGATGACTGTGAAAACTATTACCacagaacagaaagaaggTTTTTCTTACAATAAAAATTGTCAGCAATGAGAGATAGATGcttgttttttgaaacaatttttggaTAAGAAATCTAACACATTTCTCATTAAGTCTcctcagaattttcttcagggaaatttttccagaactaAAGTGAGGACCTTCAAAGCACTCAGTACAATACTCTCGTAGTCGTGCTTCCTTTGCTTAACTTTTTTGAGTAGTTATTTATGAGATTATTTCAggttattttttatcttcaccTTCTTACTCTTCATTCTCCAGTAATTCCCCAGTCGCTCGTCGCTCAGCGGCATAGTGCTTGTAGCTCCCCTCTCTAAATGATGACGCTATGGATATTATTGCAATATATCCATAGCTAACTATGTACATCAATTAGACTCCATTCAACAGCTCAACTCTTCTTTATTTCAGTAGCTATTTGTTACTGTATCATTCGAACTCGTTCCACAATCCTCCTCCTAACCTGTGCACCCTCTATCCGGATTTGCTTCGGCCTTCCATTAGGCGGAAACAACTCTTCAACGACGATCACATAGCCTAATTAAGTGAGCTCTGCACATGTAATCAGTTCGCAATTAATGGTTGGTATCATAACTGGTGATTACTAGCATTCGCGTTCGCTTCTCACCTGCTTCAATGAGGTTATTATAGCTCCTCATCTGGCTCTATAACTAGCAACTATGTATTTCCGTTGCAAGAGACGTTCAGATGTAGGTTTTGATGgccattttttgttcttgaagTGTTTGCAAGAAGCCAAGGAGATTCAAAGACCTTCACTTTCCAAAGTGTGTTCCGTACATCCTTTCCTGCTATTATGTTACTGAAATCCATGCTGGTCTTACCTCCTCTGCTCTTTGAACCTTACTCAAAACATACTTGTGTCAAGTACATATAACACTAATTATACTCTCAAAGATAAGTAACATTTTatcaaaatcaagaaaataatagaaaccaAAACACTGCTTAATTCTATTCCAATCATTGGCAATTACTTCGTAAAATTTGATCTATTAAAGTGCATGAAAATGTGCTCCGGAGGCAGTTTGCACTATTCCTCAGCATAAAGAAACCTCTTTTGAGGAGTACCTCAAAAGCTATCCCGTATTCCTGAAATACTCAATGGTATATATGCGTATAGAAACTTTCTTATCAAGcttttacacaaaaaaagtttcaatcTAATTTTCCCATTCGCTTAAAAGGTTTCCCAGAACTACTCAGCACTAGTTATCATATCCGGAACATAAGACaaaaaaattccggaaaatCTTACGGAACTGAAAGAATTTCTCATTGTTTCAGCATCTTGTCCACGTTCTTAAATCAGAaaagttttgatttcttcagCTATTTGTTCTTCACTAGCTTCTGCTGCTGGAAATATTCGGTGTAATATTTTGTGTTGAAACGCGTGTAAATACAAAAtagttttttaaacaaaacaaaggacATTATTTTTGCCTTTATTGGTAAACTAAGccacagaataaaaaaagatctaaaaaaggaagatgggTGCAAGGGACATCTTAATGAGGTTTCGCAGAGTTTTCGTACAGACCTACTTACAATTCATTAATATGAATGTATTACCTACTTCAGAAAATCCGATGAGGGGGAGGATGGGAAGGATCTTGTAGAAAAGCAGGCCTATTAAGATGGATTGTACGCTTTAATAACTGCTCAAGGCGTTATCCCTCACTGATCCCTCCTAAATATTCTCCTTGAAGGGGCGTGTGCTACTGTTCACTCTTCCTGCTGAACGTGACTCCATCATGAAGCTAAACAAGATCCCGTGAGGTCTCCAGCTCATCCACCAGTTGGACATTTCTCCTGTATGTTCCTAGACATTCTCTATGCATTGGAGCATGGAATTATCCTCCAGATTTTATTCTCTTTGTCGTTGTCAACATCAAGCATTAAGATCGCTTGCAATACAACAGCCCTCTATCCATAGAACAGAATGTTTCGCTCAATCATTCACACTGGGGCTGTTTATTGAATGGGAATCGCATTTCATCACTTTATTGCTGCTTTCAATGAAATCCTCCGAAGCTCGTGTGCTGTGCCATAGTATTCTCCGTAACACAGAACAGTAGCTCAGTTCTGAATCTGAATCTGAAGTCTGGGcattttttgtgaagattctctcttttttcctcaaaccTCGTCCGATCTCCCTTAGTAGTTCGtcttcatttgatttttgaaagagaTTCGTAATAACATAATTTATTTTGCACTGTTTCCGAATGAGCATCTTCCTCAACGGAAGTCATCTCTCGTCACCGGAAAAACCACAATTCTCTTCTGCCGCCACGTTGACCTCTTCACCAGGTCCAGTGACGGTAAGTACTATAGTGAAACGCTCATGTATTCAAGGATGGACAGCCTACATTCCGAAGCTGCCATACGATTTCTGAGCCTCTCTAAAATGTATTTTGCACGAACTATTCTGCTGTTTGTGAATTGATTTCAGGAGAGTTTTCTCATCCAAACTGTTGAAACGACGGTTTCAAGCCTTCTTTAGAGGgtgaatatagaaaaaaatttcaaaaaaaagaagacatatTGATTGGATGTTTTACACTTGAAGAAGGGACAGAAACGTTCTGTACTTTTCAAATGTTCTTCTCGTCGTATAGTTATCGACGGCAGCTCACTAAAAGGTGTTTCCACTTTGTAgcactttgaagaaaaaaacattttttagtTTGACGGCTTCAAAAGATTCTAAGGGATATTTTTGCTTgtcgaaaatattttgatgtgCTGGGTTAGAAAATGCCTTTTCTTCGCAAAATCTTCGTTTCTCTTTGACGAATAGAACTTGAAATTTCCTCCTTAGCATTTGTTGGACGTTGTAAAGTTGTTGAGAAAATCCTTAAAACTGTCTTATTGGCACTAGAACAAGGTTGAATAGCtttattttatgtgaaaaCGGATTTAGAAGAATTACAGAATTTCTCTACGCCAAGTGCTTTCAAGACTCGTCAAGCGTCCGAGGATCAATCGGAGAAAAAGAGCGCCTACAGTATTTCAAACATTCTTGACAAGAAGGAGAATAGCCCAACGGCGAGGTGAGTTTCGCCGTGACTTAAAAAATCTCTTCTCCAGATTCAATAAGTAACATATAGTAGCGTTACGTTAGTCCAAAGTCAACATGGCTGCTACCTTACCGCCAAGTACTGGCTATACATTGTCAGTAATAGCGGTATCGATTGATGTCGACAAGAAATCCCCTTCGATTAAGCTGAACGATTTGACAGTATCTCATGAATATTGAACAGATCCGCACTTTTACAATGCAAGCGCAACTTTCACGTAAAAGTCTAGAAGAGTCGAGAAGAGAATTCGAAGGAGAAGTCACCAAATAGATACGATTTCAGCAGCTCGTCTGCAGCCAGTGATGATGATACCGGTTCGCCGCGGTGCGGGTCTACAGAAGAGGAGCACGGGTTGGTTGAAGTTTCTCGTTCATTTCTATGTAGGAGTACCGCCACGTACTTTTGTTACTGTACTCATACAAATTTCTAGGAAACACAatgacaacaaaaaaggaaaaactggtATTGCTGAGCTTATATGAGCAAAATACGCCAGCAGTcgataaaatttctgaaataaggaaactttgaaaatttttccaaatacaATTAACAAGTCGGTCAAAACTAACTGCTctccaaaaaaattcatgataTCCAAAAGCCAAAATTTTAATGCTTTATTATTTCTGACAAATCACTTCCAATACAAAAATTATGCAAACATTGGCCCTTTTCTGAACTTTCAAGTAACTTTATTTCCGTACTGATTTCTAGTgttaggaaaaatttaaaaccatGTAATAAGAATTAGACATTGCTGTTTATTTGCGGACAGGGAAAATGTGTAGGTGTCATGCAACATAATCATAGCAGAGTTCACTTTAATCCAGATCTCCGGGTTTTCCAGGTCTATCCCATCCTACATCCACAGTGATTGGAATGGACTCCCACCAATTACATAATTACTAGAGGGGTGGATTGCCTTAAACTTTAGTAAATGCGCTTACCCATGAATCTCCTAAAATCTGACTAGGATGCCAGATTTATGTAATAACATAATCCGATTCATATCGGATATCCCTCGCATGATATTTTAAAATCCGCAAAGAATTAGTTTTTAATGCTCTATCGTGGACGACGCgatttataaaaacaaaaacggaaCTGATTCGCCATAATGTATTTCTCAGTATGTATGTCAAGTATGTTAAAAGATTGTGGTTAATAAAATTCTAGGGTCTTACTGGAGGGCCGACAAAGACGATTGCTCTGAAAAGATCTAGATCTCTGAACAACAGTTCTTGATGAAAACTGCTGTTTCAGCTCGACATCCGCTTCCGAAGCTCCACCTGCCTCAGTGTTCccacattttttgtttcctggCTCCGCATTTCCCTCTCCATCTACAGTCTCCGAAATCTCTTCACCGTTGGTTATGCACAACTCTATCGATATATCTCCTGCGCAAATCCAGGTTCGATATTCGCTCTCTCTTCATTATACGATAGTACGCGCTTCAGTTGCTGCTGTTAATAATGAGTCGGAGTGAGACTGATTAAGCTCAGGGATTCGTTCTATGTGATGAAACCAGATCCGTCGATTAGCTATCCAATGCTCATTAAGAACTTTATGAGGCTAAGCTCGGCAACGTGCTGACATAAAAACATATGATGAGATCTGAACTAACATTCGCACTTTCAGCAAGCCTACCTCTCGTTCCTAGTCGGGCAACAATTGAACTCCGCAGCAGCAGCTGCGGCAGTGACGAATCCGTTACGTATCCTAGCACAAGACCAAGGTTTGTGTTATCATGccgttttgcagaaaaattggAAGTGAATTGTGTTCGCGCGTGTAGGTGTTTCAAATCGCTAAGCTGTCGAAGATTATCCCTTTGAAGAGGGGCTCACAACAAGGAAACGACTATGAGCTATAGCGCAGTATTGAAACAACAAATCTGCGGCGATAGTTAGGAGTTCCGTGAAAAGAGAAACACCACCGGTGTGGAccatcatttttctctttctctttggTTCAGAGAGTTTTGAAAACTACTCCTTAAGATTCACAATTGAAAATTTACGTGGCTTTTGCATTTCTAATTTATGGATTAGTTTTTTGGAGTCAGATTTAGGCACTCATAAATAATCCTCATTAGGCAATTCTCAAACTGAATTTTCTGctaaagaataagaaaagacAGCACTCAAAAGAAGGAAGAGTTTGGGAAAAGGAATACAAGTTTGAATTAAATAATGTGCAGCGC
This is a stretch of genomic DNA from Necator americanus strain Aroian chromosome II, whole genome shotgun sequence. It encodes these proteins:
- a CDS encoding hypothetical protein (NECATOR_CHRII.G5790.T1), with protein sequence MWIVAVLPQSSERCEANRFHSIQQQAHQRLQFAEATSVAGNAVCRSWIRSRRYQCQYDYHYFAISSIMRLRLRLEHSIAHYSIKAGFQIK
- a CDS encoding hypothetical protein (NECATOR_CHRII.G5791.T2), giving the protein MSIFLNGSHLSSPEKPQFSSAATLTSSPGPVTNFSTPSAFKTRQASEDQSEKKSAYSISNILDKKENSPTASSSSAASDDDTGSPRCGSTEEEHGSTSASEAPPASVFPHFLFPGSAFPSPSTVSEISSPLVMHNSIDISPAQIQQAYLSFLVGQQLNSAAAAAAVTNPLRILAQDQARAAAALNPFGMLPLPSQTPLRMPVELSSNPLALHKKQSRPTFTGHQIFMLEKKFEQTKYLAGSDRAQLAQELSMSESQVKVWFQNRRTKWRKKEAADNALGKRQEDLKSPGEQIQSIQSIPFITSPN